The following proteins are co-located in the Neisseria sp. Marseille-Q6792 genome:
- the proC gene encoding pyrroline-5-carboxylate reductase encodes MNRVEIMNVYFLGGGNMAAAIAGGLVKQGGYRIHIANRGAEKRERLEKELGVETSATLPELHSDDVLILAVKPQDMEAACKNIRTNGALVLSVAAGLSVGTLSRYLGGTRRIVRVMPNTPGKIGLGVSGMYAEAEVSETDCKIADRIMKSVGLTVWLEDEAQMHSITGISGSGPAYVFYLLDALQNAAIRQGFDMAEARALSLATFKGAVALAEQTGEDFEKLQKNVTSKGGTTHEAVEAFRRHRVAEAINEGVCACVRRSQEMERQYQ; translated from the coding sequence TTGAATAGGGTAGAAATAATGAATGTTTATTTTCTTGGCGGCGGCAATATGGCGGCGGCCATCGCAGGCGGATTGGTCAAACAAGGGGGATACCGCATCCATATAGCCAACCGGGGTGCGGAAAAACGCGAACGTTTGGAAAAAGAGTTGGGGGTCGAAACTTCGGCAACCCTGCCGGAATTGCATTCGGATGATGTTTTGATTCTTGCCGTCAAACCACAGGATATGGAAGCTGCGTGCAAAAATATCCGCACCAATGGTGCATTGGTGCTTTCTGTCGCAGCCGGATTGTCAGTCGGTACGCTCAGCCGTTACCTCGGGGGAACACGCCGCATTGTCCGGGTTATGCCGAATACGCCCGGGAAAATAGGACTGGGTGTATCCGGTATGTATGCCGAAGCGGAAGTATCGGAAACAGACTGCAAGATTGCCGATCGAATCATGAAATCTGTCGGTTTGACCGTTTGGTTGGAAGATGAAGCGCAAATGCACAGCATCACCGGCATCAGCGGCAGCGGGCCGGCTTATGTGTTTTATCTGTTGGATGCTTTGCAGAATGCTGCTATCCGACAAGGGTTTGATATGGCAGAAGCACGTGCACTCAGCCTGGCAACATTTAAAGGAGCAGTTGCCCTTGCCGAGCAGACGGGTGAAGATTTCGAGAAGCTTCAAAAAAATGTAACGTCAAAAGGCGGGACAACCCACGAAGCCGTGGAAGCCTTCAGACGGCATCGTGTCGCCGAAGCCATAAATGAAGGCGTTTGTGCCTGTGTGCGCCGTTCGCAGGAAATGGAACGGCAATATCAATAA
- a CDS encoding RNA-binding protein produces the protein MEIRAIKYTATAALLAFTVAGCRLAGWYECSSLTGWCKPRKPAAIDFWDIGGESPPSLEDYEIPLSDGNYSVRANEYESAQQSYFYRKIGKFEACGLDWRTRDGKPLIETFKQEGFDCLKKQGLRRNGLSERVRW, from the coding sequence ATGGAAATTCGGGCAATAAAATATACGGCAACGGCTGCGTTGCTTGCATTTACGGTTGCTGGCTGCCGGTTGGCGGGTTGGTATGAGTGTTCGTCCCTCACCGGTTGGTGTAAGCCGAGAAAACCGGCCGCCATCGATTTTTGGGATATTGGCGGCGAGAGTCCGCCGTCTTTAGAGGACTACGAGATACCGCTTTCAGACGGCAATTATTCCGTCAGGGCAAACGAATATGAATCCGCACAACAATCTTACTTTTACAGGAAAATAGGGAAGTTTGAAGCCTGCGGGTTGGATTGGCGTACGCGTGACGGCAAACCTTTGATTGAGACGTTCAAACAGGAAGGTTTTGATTGTTTGAAAAAGCAGGGGTTGCGGCGCAACGGTCTGTCCGAGCGCGTCCGATGGTAA
- the dksA gene encoding RNA polymerase-binding protein DksA, producing the protein MAKLTEQDILNWNGPEDDYMNDDHLAFFRELLVKMQDELIENASVTTGHLQEHESTPDPADRATQEEEYALELRTRDRERKLLSKIQATIRNIDEGDYGFCADTGEPIGLKRLLARPTATLSVEAQERRERMKKQFAD; encoded by the coding sequence ATGGCAAAGCTGACAGAACAAGATATTTTGAATTGGAATGGGCCGGAAGACGATTATATGAATGACGACCATTTGGCTTTTTTTCGTGAATTGCTGGTTAAAATGCAAGATGAACTCATAGAGAATGCATCTGTTACGACAGGGCATCTCCAGGAACATGAATCAACCCCTGATCCTGCCGACCGTGCTACGCAGGAGGAAGAGTATGCATTGGAACTTCGTACACGGGATAGGGAGCGTAAACTCCTTAGTAAAATACAGGCAACCATCCGCAATATTGATGAAGGGGATTATGGATTCTGTGCCGATACAGGAGAGCCTATCGGTCTGAAGCGGCTGCTGGCACGCCCGACAGCCACTTTATCCGTAGAGGCGCAAGAGCGGCGTGAGAGAATGAAAAAACAGTTTGCCGACTAA
- the ftsY gene encoding signal recognition particle-docking protein FtsY — protein MFSFFRRKKKQETPAPDEAQIQETAAKAESEVAQIVENIKEDAESLTESVKGQVESAVETVSSAVEQVKETVAEMPSEAAEVAEEVAEQAEVVKEAAVETVGETVEQVQEAVAEMPSEAEEAAEKAAEQVEAAKEAVAETVSEAVEQVQEAVAPTEELKLSWAARLKQGLTKSRDKMAKSLAGVFGGGQIDEDLYEELETVLITSDMGMEATEYLMKDVRDRVSLKGLKDGNELRGALKDALYDLIKPLEKPLVLPETKEPFVIMLAGINGAGKTTSIGKLAKYFQAQGKSVLLAAGDTFRAAAREQLQAWGERNNVTVISQTTGDSAAVCFDAVQAAKARGIDIVLADTAGRLPTQLHLMEEIKKVKRVLQKAMPDAPHEIIVVLDANIGQNAVNQVKAFDDALGLTGLIVTKLDGTAKGGILAALASDRPVPVRYIGVGEGIDDLRPFDARAFVDALLD, from the coding sequence ATGTTCAGCTTCTTCCGTCGCAAGAAAAAACAGGAAACTCCGGCTCCCGATGAGGCTCAAATTCAGGAAACCGCAGCAAAAGCAGAATCTGAAGTTGCTCAAATAGTTGAAAATATTAAAGAAGATGCTGAATCTTTAACGGAAAGCGTCAAAGGGCAGGTCGAATCTGCCGTTGAAACCGTCAGTAGTGCGGTTGAACAGGTAAAGGAAACCGTTGCCGAGATGCCGTCTGAAGCGGCCGAGGTTGCTGAAGAAGTGGCAGAACAGGCTGAGGTGGTAAAAGAAGCGGCTGTTGAAACCGTCGGCGAGACTGTTGAACAGGTTCAAGAAGCCGTTGCCGAGATGCCGTCTGAAGCAGAGGAAGCGGCTGAAAAAGCAGCGGAACAAGTCGAAGCGGCAAAAGAAGCTGTTGCCGAAACCGTCAGCGAGGCTGTCGAGCAAGTTCAAGAAGCCGTTGCGCCAACTGAAGAACTAAAACTCAGTTGGGCTGCGCGTTTGAAACAAGGCCTGACCAAATCGCGCGACAAAATGGCGAAATCGCTGGCAGGCGTGTTCGGCGGCGGACAAATCGACGAGGATTTGTACGAAGAGCTGGAAACCGTGCTGATTACCAGTGATATGGGCATGGAAGCCACCGAATACCTGATGAAAGACGTGCGCGACCGCGTCAGCCTCAAAGGGCTGAAAGACGGCAACGAATTGCGCGGCGCGCTGAAAGATGCGCTGTATGACCTGATTAAGCCGTTGGAAAAACCGCTGGTCTTGCCCGAAACCAAAGAGCCGTTTGTCATCATGCTTGCAGGCATCAACGGCGCGGGTAAAACCACGTCTATTGGCAAACTCGCCAAATATTTCCAAGCGCAGGGCAAATCCGTATTGCTGGCGGCAGGCGATACTTTCCGTGCCGCCGCGCGCGAGCAGCTTCAAGCTTGGGGCGAACGCAACAACGTAACCGTGATTTCGCAAACCACGGGCGATTCCGCAGCCGTTTGTTTTGATGCCGTCCAAGCCGCCAAAGCGCGCGGCATCGACATTGTGCTGGCCGACACCGCCGGCCGCCTGCCCACGCAGCTTCACTTGATGGAAGAAATCAAAAAAGTGAAGCGCGTGCTGCAAAAAGCCATGCCCGACGCGCCACATGAAATCATCGTCGTGCTTGATGCCAATATCGGTCAAAACGCCGTCAACCAAGTCAAAGCCTTTGACGACGCATTGGGGCTGACCGGTTTAATCGTTACCAAGCTAGACGGCACGGCAAAAGGCGGTATCCTTGCCGCGCTTGCCTCCGACCGTCCAGTTCCCGTCCGCTACATCGGCGTGGGCGAAGGCATAGACGATTTGCGCCCGTTTGACGCGCGCGCGTTTGTGGACGCACTGCTGGATTGA
- the pilT gene encoding type IV pilus twitching motility protein PilT: MQITDLLAFGVKNKASDLHLSSGISPMIRVHGDMRRINLPEMSAEEVGNMVTSVMNDHQRKIYQQNLEVDFSFELPNVARFRVNAFNTGRGPAAVFRTIPSTVLSLEELKAPRIFQKIAESPRGMVLVTGPTGSGKSTTLAAMINYINETQPAHILTIEDPIEFVHQSKKSLINQRELHQHTLSFANALSSALREDPDVILVGEMRDPETIGLALTAAETGHLVFGTLHTTGAAKTVDRIVDVFPAGEKEMVRSMLSESLTAVISQNLLKTRDGNGRVASHEILISNPAVRNLIRENKIAQINSVLQTGQASGMQTMDQSLQSLVRQGLIAPEVARKRAQNSESMSF; the protein is encoded by the coding sequence ATGCAGATTACCGACTTACTCGCCTTCGGCGTTAAAAACAAAGCATCCGACCTTCACCTGAGTTCGGGCATATCCCCTATGATTCGGGTTCACGGCGATATGCGGCGCATCAACCTTCCCGAAATGAGCGCGGAAGAGGTCGGCAATATGGTTACCTCCGTTATGAACGACCACCAGCGGAAAATCTACCAGCAAAACTTGGAAGTCGACTTCTCGTTCGAACTGCCCAACGTCGCCCGATTCCGCGTCAACGCCTTCAACACCGGCCGCGGCCCCGCCGCCGTATTCCGCACCATTCCCAGCACCGTCTTATCGCTGGAAGAATTGAAAGCCCCGCGTATTTTCCAAAAAATCGCAGAATCGCCGCGCGGCATGGTATTGGTTACCGGCCCCACCGGTTCGGGCAAATCCACCACGCTTGCCGCGATGATCAACTACATTAACGAAACCCAGCCGGCACACATCCTGACCATCGAAGACCCGATCGAATTCGTCCACCAAAGCAAAAAATCCCTGATTAACCAACGCGAGCTGCACCAGCACACTCTCAGCTTCGCCAACGCGCTGAGTTCCGCATTGCGCGAAGACCCCGACGTTATCCTTGTCGGCGAGATGCGCGACCCCGAAACCATCGGTCTGGCTCTAACTGCCGCCGAAACCGGACACTTGGTTTTCGGCACGCTGCACACGACCGGCGCGGCAAAAACCGTCGACCGTATCGTGGACGTATTCCCCGCCGGAGAGAAAGAAATGGTGCGCTCTATGCTGTCCGAATCGCTGACCGCCGTCATCTCCCAAAACCTGCTGAAAACGCGCGACGGCAACGGCCGTGTCGCCTCGCACGAAATCCTGATTTCCAATCCCGCCGTCCGCAACCTCATCCGCGAAAACAAAATCGCGCAGATTAACTCCGTCCTGCAAACCGGGCAGGCGAGCGGTATGCAGACGATGGACCAATCGCTGCAATCGCTAGTGCGCCAAGGGCTGATTGCACCGGAAGTCGCACGCAAACGCGCGCAAAACAGCGAAAGTATGAGTTTCTGA
- a CDS encoding transposase: MSNYRRDFTRGAYYFFTLALQDRTKDYLIRHIDRLRLAYRETKIRYPFETTAICILPDHLHFIMHLPEGEHDYPIRIAYLKTRFSQLIPKECRAPNESKIKKREAGIWQRRFWEHLIRDEQDLNNHRDYIYFNPVKHGYVPSVKEWRYSSFFKDVEKGIYPLDWGG, encoded by the coding sequence ATGTCAAACTACCGAAGAGACTTCACACGCGGGGCGTACTACTTTTTCACATTGGCTTTGCAAGACAGGACGAAAGATTATCTGATACGGCACATTGACAGGCTGCGCCTCGCCTATCGTGAAACGAAAATACGCTATCCGTTTGAAACAACGGCAATCTGCATTTTGCCGGATCATCTGCATTTCATCATGCACCTGCCCGAAGGCGAACACGATTACCCGATACGGATTGCATATTTGAAAACCCGATTTTCCCAACTCATCCCAAAAGAGTGCCGCGCCCCAAACGAGAGCAAAATAAAAAAGCGAGAAGCCGGCATTTGGCAGCGCAGGTTTTGGGAACACCTGATTCGGGACGAACAAGATTTAAACAACCACCGGGACTATATTTATTTCAACCCCGTGAAACACGGATATGTGCCAAGTGTAAAAGAATGGCGTTATTCCTCTTTTTTCAAAGACGTTGAAAAAGGCATTTACCCGTTGGATTGGGGAGGTTAA
- a CDS encoding YggS family pyridoxal phosphate-dependent enzyme — MTVLQQRYREVSDRIGKLVLQAGREPHSVSLIAVSKTFPSDGIREVYAAGQRDFGENYIQEWYGKTEELADLPDIVWHVIGDVQSNKTKFVAERAHWVHTVCRLKTARRLSEQRPSSMPPLQVCIEVNIAGEAAKHGVAPEEAVALAVEVAKLPNLVVRGLMCVAKANSSETELKTQFQTMQKLLADLNAAGVKADVLSMGMSDDMPAAIECGATHVRIGSAIFGKRG; from the coding sequence ATGACGGTGTTGCAACAGCGTTATCGGGAGGTGTCCGACCGTATCGGGAAATTGGTTCTGCAGGCGGGCAGGGAGCCGCATTCTGTCAGCCTGATTGCCGTCAGTAAGACTTTCCCTTCAGACGGCATCCGCGAAGTTTACGCCGCCGGACAGCGTGATTTCGGCGAGAACTATATTCAGGAGTGGTACGGTAAAACGGAAGAGTTGGCGGATTTGCCCGACATCGTGTGGCACGTCATCGGCGATGTGCAGTCCAACAAAACCAAATTTGTCGCCGAGCGCGCGCATTGGGTGCATACCGTATGCCGTCTGAAAACCGCCCGCCGTTTGAGCGAACAGCGTCCTTCTTCAATGCCGCCTTTGCAGGTGTGTATCGAGGTGAACATTGCGGGCGAGGCGGCGAAACACGGTGTCGCGCCCGAAGAAGCGGTCGCGCTTGCCGTGGAAGTGGCGAAGCTGCCCAACCTTGTCGTGCGCGGACTGATGTGTGTTGCCAAAGCCAACAGCAGTGAAACGGAGTTGAAAACCCAGTTTCAGACCATGCAAAAGCTGCTTGCCGACCTCAATGCGGCTGGCGTTAAGGCGGACGTGCTGTCTATGGGGATGTCGGACGATATGCCCGCCGCCATTGAGTGCGGTGCGACACATGTCCGTATCGGCAGCGCGATTTTCGGGAAAAGGGGCTGA
- a CDS encoding DUF3079 domain-containing protein, giving the protein MAKKFPIFPKNPERICWGCDKYCREDDLQCGNGCERIQHPIELDGRDWYKKGDWSNLLSEEQQIELGLKEAPKPAKPHIKLPLKNKTA; this is encoded by the coding sequence ATGGCGAAAAAATTCCCCATATTCCCCAAAAACCCCGAGCGCATCTGCTGGGGGTGCGACAAATATTGCCGCGAAGACGATTTGCAGTGCGGCAACGGCTGCGAGCGCATCCAACACCCCATCGAGCTGGACGGGCGCGACTGGTATAAAAAAGGCGACTGGAGCAACCTCCTGAGTGAGGAGCAGCAAATCGAGCTGGGCTTGAAAGAAGCCCCGAAACCCGCCAAACCCCACATCAAGCTCCCCCTCAAAAACAAAACCGCCTGA
- a CDS encoding PilT/PilU family type 4a pilus ATPase yields the protein MSTNNLHDILDEMVQVYSQKKQSRSETPAEIGAHLHPLLDRLCETAEAQSASDILISKGFPPSLKINGALTPQPQKALTGEETAAITASTMNAEQSEIFQRDGEINYSVQSRSGTRYRANAYHSQGHAGLVLRRINHIIPQMQELGLPEKLKDLAVAPRGLLIIVGPTGSGKSTTMATMLEHRNKTLPGHIVTIEDPIEFIYKPRRCIFTQREIGVDTINWQTAVQNAMRQSPDVVCIGEVRSRENMEYAMQLAQTGHLCIFTLHANTAPQSLERILNFYPKEQHKQILIDIALNLSGIVCQRLALKKDKTGRTAVVDLLINTPAIQDFILKGDLMNINKIMETAKTDGMQTMDQNLFELYRHGIISYEEALRQSVSANNLRLHIQLYEEGKMPELLYDRINDLNLVS from the coding sequence ATGAGTACCAATAACCTGCACGACATCTTGGACGAAATGGTTCAAGTGTATTCTCAAAAAAAACAAAGCCGATCCGAAACCCCGGCCGAAATCGGCGCACACCTCCACCCGCTGCTCGACCGCCTGTGCGAAACCGCAGAAGCGCAAAGCGCGTCCGACATCCTTATCAGCAAAGGATTCCCGCCCTCGTTGAAAATCAACGGCGCATTAACCCCGCAGCCGCAAAAGGCTCTGACGGGCGAGGAAACCGCCGCCATCACCGCATCGACGATGAATGCCGAACAATCGGAAATATTCCAGCGCGACGGCGAAATCAACTACTCCGTCCAATCGCGCAGCGGCACGCGCTACCGCGCCAACGCCTACCACAGCCAAGGCCACGCAGGTTTGGTTTTGCGGCGCATCAACCACATCATCCCGCAAATGCAGGAATTGGGTCTGCCCGAAAAACTCAAAGACCTCGCCGTCGCACCGCGCGGGCTGCTGATTATCGTTGGGCCTACCGGTTCGGGCAAATCCACCACGATGGCGACTATGCTCGAACACCGCAACAAAACCCTGCCCGGCCATATCGTTACCATCGAAGACCCGATAGAGTTTATCTACAAACCGCGCCGCTGCATCTTTACCCAGCGCGAAATCGGTGTCGACACCATAAACTGGCAGACGGCGGTACAAAACGCTATGCGCCAGTCCCCCGACGTGGTCTGCATCGGCGAAGTCCGCAGCAGGGAAAATATGGAATACGCGATGCAGCTCGCCCAAACCGGCCACCTGTGCATTTTTACGCTCCACGCCAACACCGCGCCGCAGTCGCTCGAACGCATACTCAACTTCTACCCCAAAGAACAGCACAAGCAAATACTGATCGATATCGCCCTCAACCTGTCCGGTATCGTCTGCCAACGCCTCGCCCTCAAAAAAGACAAAACCGGCAGGACGGCGGTTGTCGATTTGCTCATCAACACGCCCGCCATCCAAGACTTCATCCTGAAGGGCGACCTGATGAACATCAATAAAATCATGGAAACCGCCAAAACCGACGGAATGCAGACGATGGACCAAAACCTTTTCGAACTGTACCGTCACGGCATCATCAGTTACGAAGAAGCCCTGCGCCAGTCCGTTTCCGCCAACAACCTGCGATTGCACATCCAACTGTACGAAGAAGGCAAAATGCCCGAACTCCTTTACGACAGGATTAACGACCTCAACCTCGTTTCTTGA
- a CDS encoding pilin: MKAIQKGFTLIELMIVIAIVGVLAVVALPAYQDYTARAQMSEALTLAEGQKSAVVEYYSDKGQFPADNAAAGIAAASEIKGKYVASVLVSKTGTDAAAKATITATMNSTGVNKDIQGKTLILEGSQNAGSFDWTCKAGTVADKFLPSSCRGNGTASTTSSSSTSH, from the coding sequence ATGAAAGCAATCCAAAAAGGTTTCACCCTGATCGAGTTGATGATCGTTATCGCCATCGTAGGTGTTTTGGCCGTTGTCGCCCTGCCTGCATACCAAGACTACACTGCACGTGCGCAAATGTCTGAAGCCCTGACTTTGGCTGAAGGTCAAAAATCTGCAGTAGTTGAATACTACTCCGATAAAGGCCAATTCCCTGCTGACAATGCAGCAGCAGGAATTGCTGCAGCAAGTGAGATTAAAGGTAAATATGTTGCATCTGTATTAGTTAGTAAAACTGGCACGGATGCTGCTGCTAAGGCAACCATTACTGCCACAATGAATTCAACAGGTGTAAATAAAGATATTCAAGGTAAAACCTTGATTCTGGAAGGTTCACAAAACGCAGGCTCGTTTGACTGGACTTGTAAAGCAGGTACTGTGGCAGATAAATTCCTGCCGTCTTCCTGCCGCGGAAATGGTACTGCCTCTACTACTAGTAGTTCTTCTACTTCTCACTAA
- the yccS gene encoding YccS family putative transporter: MKALPIKSLLITSLPVFASVFTAAATVLQIGEPKLAMPFVLGIIAGGLVDLDNRLTGRLKNIIASVALFTLSSLTAQSTLGTGLPFILAMTLMTFGFTILGAVGLKYRTFAFGALAVATYTTLTYTPETYWLTNPFMILCGTVLYSTAILLFQIILPHRPVQESVANAYEALGSYLEAKADFFDPDEAEWIGNRHIDLAMSNTGVITAFNQCRSALFYRLRGKHRHPRTAKMLRYYFAAQDIHERISSAHVDYQEMSEKFKNTDIIFRIHRLLEMQGQACRNTAQALRAGKDYTYSKRLGRAIEGCRQSLRLLSDGNNNPDIRHLGRLLDNLGSVDQQFRQLQHNGLQVENDRMGDTRIAAIETGSLKNTWQAIRPQLNLESGVFRHAVRLSLVVAAACTIVEALNLNLGYWILLTALFVCQPNYTATKSRVRQRIAGTVLGVIVGSLVPYFTPSVETKLWIVIVNTTLFFMTRTYKYSFSTFFITIQALTSLSLAGLDVYAAMPVRIIDTIIGASLAWAAVSYLWPDWKYLTLERTAALAVRSNGAYLEKITERLKSGETGDDVEYRATRRRAHEHTAALSSTLSDMSSEPEKFAGSLQPGFTLLKTGYALTGYISALGAYRSEMHEGCSPDFTGRFYHAAEHAAHIFQNLPDMEPDRFDAELDSLRGELDSLRAQSVGAQSHILLQQLQLIARQLEPYYRAYRQIPHRQPQNAA, translated from the coding sequence ATGAAAGCCCTTCCGATCAAATCACTCCTCATCACCTCTCTGCCCGTTTTCGCCAGCGTCTTTACCGCAGCCGCCACCGTCCTTCAGATAGGCGAACCCAAGCTCGCCATGCCCTTCGTACTCGGCATTATTGCCGGCGGCCTTGTCGATTTGGACAACCGCCTGACCGGACGGCTGAAAAACATCATTGCCTCCGTCGCCCTATTCACCCTCTCCTCGCTCACGGCGCAAAGCACCCTCGGCACAGGGCTGCCCTTCATCCTCGCCATGACCCTGATGACCTTCGGCTTCACCATTTTAGGCGCGGTCGGGCTCAAATACCGCACCTTCGCATTCGGCGCACTCGCCGTCGCCACCTACACCACCCTCACCTACACCCCCGAGACCTACTGGCTGACCAACCCCTTTATGATTCTGTGCGGCACCGTACTGTACAGCACCGCCATCCTCCTGTTCCAAATCATCCTGCCCCACCGCCCTGTCCAAGAAAGCGTCGCCAACGCCTACGAAGCACTCGGCAGCTACCTCGAAGCCAAAGCCGACTTTTTCGATCCCGACGAAGCCGAATGGATAGGCAACCGCCACATCGACCTTGCCATGAGCAACACCGGCGTCATCACCGCCTTCAACCAATGCCGTTCCGCCCTGTTTTACCGCCTTCGCGGCAAACACCGCCACCCGCGCACCGCCAAAATGCTGCGTTACTACTTTGCCGCCCAAGACATACACGAACGCATCAGCTCCGCCCACGTCGATTATCAGGAAATGTCCGAAAAATTCAAAAACACCGACATCATCTTCCGCATCCACCGCCTGCTCGAAATGCAGGGGCAGGCATGCCGCAATACCGCCCAAGCACTCAGGGCGGGCAAAGACTACACATACAGCAAACGCCTCGGCCGTGCCATCGAAGGCTGCCGCCAGTCGCTGCGCCTCCTTTCAGACGGCAACAACAATCCCGACATCCGCCACCTCGGCCGCCTGCTCGACAACCTCGGCAGCGTCGACCAACAATTCCGCCAACTCCAGCACAACGGCCTGCAGGTAGAAAACGACCGCATGGGCGACACCCGCATCGCCGCCATAGAGACCGGCAGCCTCAAAAACACCTGGCAGGCCATCCGTCCGCAGCTGAACCTCGAATCAGGCGTATTCCGCCATGCCGTCCGCCTGTCCCTCGTCGTTGCCGCCGCCTGCACCATAGTCGAAGCCCTCAATCTCAACCTCGGCTACTGGATACTGCTGACCGCCCTTTTCGTCTGCCAGCCCAACTACACCGCCACCAAAAGCCGCGTCCGCCAGCGCATCGCCGGTACCGTACTCGGCGTAATCGTCGGCTCGCTCGTCCCCTACTTCACCCCGTCTGTCGAAACCAAGCTTTGGATCGTTATCGTCAACACCACCCTGTTCTTCATGACCCGCACCTACAAATACAGCTTCTCGACATTTTTTATCACCATTCAGGCACTGACCAGCCTGTCGCTTGCAGGGTTGGACGTATATGCCGCCATGCCCGTGCGCATCATCGACACCATTATCGGCGCATCCCTTGCCTGGGCGGCGGTCAGCTACCTGTGGCCCGACTGGAAATACCTCACGCTCGAACGCACCGCCGCCCTTGCCGTACGCAGCAACGGCGCCTATCTCGAAAAAATCACCGAACGCCTCAAAAGCGGCGAAACAGGCGACGACGTCGAATACCGCGCCACCCGCCGCCGCGCCCACGAACACACCGCCGCCCTCAGCAGCACCCTCTCCGACATGAGCAGCGAACCCGAAAAATTCGCCGGCAGCCTGCAACCCGGCTTTACCCTCCTCAAAACCGGCTACGCCCTGACCGGCTACATCTCCGCTCTCGGCGCATACCGCAGCGAAATGCACGAAGGGTGCAGCCCCGACTTTACAGGCAGGTTTTACCATGCCGCGGAACACGCCGCACACATCTTCCAAAACCTGCCCGACATGGAACCCGACCGCTTCGACGCCGAATTAGACAGCCTGCGCGGCGAACTTGACAGCCTGCGCGCGCAAAGCGTCGGCGCGCAAAGCCATATCCTCCTCCAACAGCTCCAACTCATCGCCCGACAGCTAGAGCCTTACTACCGCGCCTACCGCCAAATTCCGCACAGGCAGCCCCAAAACGCCGCCTGA